From the Bdellovibrio bacteriovorus genome, one window contains:
- a CDS encoding 3-hydroxyacyl-CoA dehydrogenase NAD-binding domain-containing protein, which produces MSVQESIKIVPQGEIAVVVFDLVGEKVNKFSTPVMMRLKEVLEELKKSSYKAVIFKSAKPKIFIAGADIEEIKSMTTKDQFEAAVKGGQDIMNMVEDLPMPTMAAIHGACMGGGCEFILSCDYRIASDDSSTKIGLPEIQLGILPGFGGTQRMPRVIGLQAALDIILAGKSVNSKKALKSGLVDKVVHPNLLDEQAVKWAKEIISSGAKKRRKKFQPQGAVNKVLEGALGRGIVFKKAREGVLKATKGHYPAPLKALEVIQKTYGMSDREAGMRIEREGFCELGITDISKNLIHVFYLTEMVKKQNGVPGVDVKPREVKGMGILGAGTMGGGIAYVAADKGVQVRMKDLNTDALGKGLKHASDLWMKLLKRKSIDKYQYQQKMDMVSVTTDYSGFKNLDVVVEAIVEDMGIKQKVIGECAGHMRPDAIIATNTSSLSVTEMSKGHPRPEYFAGMHFFNPVNKMPLVEVIRGEKTSDETIATIFELTKKMGKMPVVVKDGPGFLVNRLLLPYMAEAAFLMQEGMSIEVVDKAYVKEFGMPMGPFELMDEVGLDVCIKVLKIFKKAFGERIEMAPCMEALEKSGRLGRKNGKGFYHYSEDGKRGDVDQSIYAALGLGQPTNPYDSKECIERGVFAMVNECSLALVEDRIVETPHEVDLAMIMGTGFPPFRGGLLKYTDTVGTQYVADQLAMYASTRKAGRLKPSVPLTNMAKSNRKFYN; this is translated from the coding sequence ATGTCTGTTCAAGAGAGTATTAAGATCGTTCCTCAGGGTGAGATTGCGGTTGTTGTTTTTGATTTGGTTGGGGAGAAGGTTAATAAGTTTTCTACTCCGGTTATGATGAGACTTAAGGAAGTTCTTGAAGAGCTTAAGAAGTCTTCTTACAAAGCGGTGATCTTTAAGTCGGCGAAGCCTAAGATTTTTATTGCGGGTGCTGATATTGAAGAAATCAAAAGCATGACGACGAAAGATCAGTTTGAGGCGGCGGTGAAGGGTGGTCAGGACATCATGAATATGGTGGAAGATCTGCCGATGCCGACGATGGCGGCTATCCATGGTGCTTGTATGGGTGGAGGTTGTGAGTTCATTCTTTCTTGTGATTATCGTATCGCTTCTGATGATTCCTCTACGAAAATTGGTCTTCCAGAAATTCAGTTGGGTATCTTGCCGGGCTTCGGTGGTACGCAACGTATGCCTCGCGTGATTGGTTTGCAGGCGGCTTTGGATATTATCTTGGCTGGTAAATCTGTGAACTCGAAAAAGGCTTTGAAGTCAGGTCTTGTTGATAAAGTCGTGCATCCCAATCTTTTGGATGAACAAGCTGTTAAATGGGCGAAAGAGATTATCTCTAGCGGTGCGAAAAAGCGTCGTAAGAAATTCCAACCTCAAGGGGCCGTGAATAAAGTTCTTGAGGGAGCTTTGGGTCGCGGTATCGTTTTCAAAAAAGCTCGTGAGGGTGTTTTAAAGGCGACGAAAGGTCACTATCCCGCTCCTTTGAAAGCTTTGGAAGTGATTCAAAAAACTTACGGCATGAGCGATCGTGAAGCAGGTATGCGCATTGAGCGTGAAGGCTTCTGTGAGTTGGGCATCACGGATATTTCTAAAAACTTGATCCACGTTTTCTATTTGACCGAAATGGTTAAAAAACAAAACGGCGTTCCGGGCGTTGATGTCAAACCACGCGAAGTGAAAGGCATGGGTATTCTTGGTGCCGGCACAATGGGTGGTGGTATCGCTTACGTCGCTGCGGATAAAGGTGTTCAGGTTCGTATGAAGGACTTAAATACCGATGCTTTGGGTAAAGGTCTTAAGCATGCTTCCGATCTTTGGATGAAGCTTCTTAAACGTAAATCTATCGATAAATATCAGTACCAACAAAAAATGGACATGGTGTCTGTGACGACAGATTACTCGGGATTTAAAAATCTTGATGTCGTTGTAGAAGCCATTGTTGAAGACATGGGCATTAAACAAAAAGTGATCGGTGAGTGCGCCGGCCATATGCGCCCTGACGCTATCATCGCGACGAATACAAGTTCGTTGTCAGTGACAGAGATGTCTAAAGGCCATCCTCGTCCAGAGTACTTTGCAGGTATGCACTTCTTTAATCCGGTGAACAAAATGCCTTTGGTTGAAGTGATTCGTGGTGAAAAAACTTCAGATGAAACTATTGCGACAATCTTTGAATTGACTAAGAAGATGGGAAAAATGCCTGTCGTGGTTAAAGACGGTCCTGGTTTCTTAGTGAATCGTCTTCTTCTTCCGTACATGGCTGAAGCGGCTTTCTTAATGCAAGAAGGTATGAGCATTGAAGTGGTCGACAAGGCTTACGTTAAAGAATTCGGTATGCCGATGGGACCATTTGAGTTGATGGATGAAGTCGGTCTTGATGTTTGTATCAAGGTTCTTAAGATTTTCAAAAAAGCTTTTGGTGAGCGCATCGAGATGGCTCCTTGCATGGAAGCTCTTGAAAAATCCGGCCGCTTGGGCCGTAAGAATGGCAAAGGCTTCTATCACTACTCTGAAGATGGAAAACGTGGTGACGTCGATCAAAGCATCTATGCGGCTTTGGGATTGGGTCAACCCACAAATCCCTACGACTCTAAAGAGTGCATCGAGCGCGGCGTGTTTGCGATGGTGAACGAGTGTTCTTTGGCTTTGGTTGAAGACCGCATCGTTGAAACTCCGCACGAAGTTGACCTTGCGATGATCATGGGAACAGGCTTCCCACCATTCCGCGGCGGTCTTCTGAAGTACACAGACACCGTAGGAACTCAATACGTCGCTGATCAATTAGCGATGTACGCTTCCACTCGTAAAGCCGGCCGTTTGAAACCATCTGTTCCTCTAACGAACATGGCAAAATCAAACCGCAAGTTCTACAACTAA
- a CDS encoding DUF4423 domain-containing protein, with protein sequence MNDGKKNQDFVDFLRFTFDAKKKVNPRYSLRSFALFIDVDNSRLSKILRNERPVHPELVERIGKKLRLSSEEIDRYKVLEANKYRRKALPVTPKKIVPYKQISEDSFRIISDITHYQVLELMKLKSFEPNLKWVAKAIGISEKQATECRDRLMRVGLLQIDEKGRWTDSSEGFSTDILSETRASEAHRKMQSEILVRAHQALEKFTLEERDQSSMMMATSAKKLLEAKRMIKQFRRKLGQFLDDCDEKDQIYQLSISLYPLIDKT encoded by the coding sequence ATGAATGACGGCAAGAAAAACCAAGATTTCGTAGACTTTCTGCGATTCACATTTGACGCCAAAAAAAAGGTGAATCCTCGTTATTCATTGCGATCATTTGCTTTGTTTATTGATGTCGACAACTCGCGACTGTCTAAGATTCTGCGCAATGAACGCCCGGTCCATCCAGAATTGGTTGAGCGTATTGGTAAGAAACTACGCCTGAGCAGCGAGGAAATTGATCGCTATAAGGTTCTAGAAGCTAATAAATACCGTCGCAAAGCCCTTCCCGTAACTCCCAAGAAAATCGTTCCTTACAAACAAATTTCAGAAGACTCTTTTAGAATTATTTCCGATATCACTCATTATCAGGTTCTTGAGTTGATGAAGCTAAAGAGCTTTGAACCCAATCTCAAATGGGTGGCTAAAGCCATCGGAATCTCAGAGAAACAAGCGACAGAGTGTCGGGATCGATTGATGCGCGTGGGGCTTCTGCAAATCGATGAGAAGGGGCGTTGGACGGACTCCTCTGAAGGATTTAGCACGGATATTTTAAGTGAAACTCGCGCCTCGGAAGCGCATCGAAAAATGCAATCGGAAATATTAGTGCGTGCCCATCAAGCGTTGGAAAAGTTCACTCTTGAAGAGCGAGATCAGTCGTCGATGATGATGGCCACCAGTGCAAAAAAACTTCTGGAAGCCAAAAGAATGATCAAGCAGTTCCGTCGTAAACTCGGGCAATTCTTAGACGACTGTGATGAAAAAGATCAGATTTATCAACTCAGTATTTCTCTTTACCCCTTAATTGATAAAACTTAG
- a CDS encoding NAD(P)/FAD-dependent oxidoreductase yields MSISYWLDSATSSSTSAKTYDFLIVGAGIAGLSTAYWLQKENPTARIGIIEKHRLGFGASGRNAGFVTCGSTEHFIKLNEQFGLQKATEIWKFSEDNRKLLLEHIIEDKADELDFRHTGSCTVAPSSEHWLKYRMTAKLMQSAGIDVHEIGPTDLEKDFGVTGFEGGIQYTGDGYIHPVKLLQRLRGKIKADIHEGTEVFSVKDKGTTQVLRTDHGDFEAPQVIFTLNAYLPLVLKNFESLIKPGRGQILVTEPLPAFVRGPCYLTKHLCYFRQLPTGHLLIGGFRNLAIDVENTYSDETTSLIQTALFDFVKSHFKYGKEAKIAYQWSGIMGFSPDGQMILGALPENKNIHIMAGCSGHGMGLSFNAAKTLVAGMHGTEIPKHLSISRF; encoded by the coding sequence ATGAGTATTTCTTATTGGCTCGATTCTGCAACTTCCTCATCCACATCCGCAAAAACCTATGACTTCCTCATAGTCGGCGCAGGCATTGCGGGGCTTTCAACGGCCTACTGGTTGCAAAAAGAAAATCCCACCGCTCGCATTGGGATCATTGAAAAACACCGCTTGGGATTTGGCGCTTCAGGAAGAAACGCAGGCTTTGTGACTTGCGGATCCACCGAGCACTTTATCAAACTCAATGAACAATTTGGTTTACAAAAAGCCACAGAGATTTGGAAGTTTTCCGAAGACAATCGCAAACTTCTTTTAGAGCACATTATTGAAGACAAAGCCGATGAACTGGATTTCCGTCACACGGGCTCTTGCACGGTCGCTCCAAGTTCAGAACATTGGCTGAAATACAGAATGACGGCAAAACTGATGCAGTCCGCTGGCATTGATGTTCATGAAATCGGACCTACTGACTTAGAAAAAGATTTCGGAGTCACCGGTTTTGAAGGCGGCATTCAATACACGGGTGACGGTTACATTCATCCGGTAAAACTTCTGCAGCGTCTTCGCGGTAAAATCAAAGCCGATATTCACGAAGGCACGGAAGTGTTTTCGGTAAAAGACAAAGGCACAACCCAAGTCTTACGCACGGATCACGGAGATTTTGAAGCGCCTCAAGTGATCTTCACCTTGAACGCTTATTTGCCATTAGTTTTAAAGAATTTTGAATCTTTGATTAAGCCTGGTCGCGGGCAAATCCTTGTTACAGAACCCTTACCGGCGTTTGTGCGAGGGCCTTGTTATCTGACGAAGCATCTTTGCTACTTCCGTCAACTGCCAACGGGACACTTGCTGATTGGTGGCTTCCGAAATTTAGCGATTGATGTCGAGAATACTTATTCTGATGAAACCACTTCTTTAATCCAAACCGCCCTTTTTGATTTCGTAAAGAGCCACTTTAAGTACGGAAAAGAAGCAAAGATCGCCTACCAGTGGTCCGGCATCATGGGCTTTTCCCCAGACGGACAAATGATTCTGGGAGCCCTTCCTGAAAACAAAAACATCCACATCATGGCCGGCTGCTCAGGTCACGGCATGGGCCTAAGCTTCAACGCCGCCAAAACCCTTGTCGCAGGCATGCACGGAACCGAGATCCCAAAACACCTCTCCATCTCCCGCTTCTAG
- a CDS encoding thiolase family protein, protein MKSPRDVVLVEGVRTPFAKAGTKLKKVHPAELGKTALKQLIAKTNLDVNSVDEVIIGNTGNPPDAVNISRVVALNSGIPLKTSAYTVHRNCASALESISNGYEKIKSGTMDVVLAGGTESMSQMPTLLPKKFQDIYDGLFAAKGPKQALPLLWKLFKADMNQIKALLQGNMRDEHFPQISVMLGLTDPFVGINMGQTAEILAKEWGLSRDMQDQFALRSHLRAAQAMKEGRMKEEITPVYLSPEYKEVVSDDIGPRESQTMEALAKLKPFFDKATGSITAGNSCPITDGAAMVLMMSREKADSLGYKPLATIRSYGFAGLEPERMGLGPAYSSPLALKRAGLSMKDMGLVELNEAFAAQVMACQKAMDSDKFAQEKLGLTSKVGEIRDDILNVNGGAIAFGHPVGATGTRIVLTLAKEMKRRNVQFGLATLCIGGGQGGSMVLENEG, encoded by the coding sequence ATGAAATCACCACGTGATGTGGTTCTTGTTGAAGGGGTTCGTACACCATTCGCAAAAGCAGGGACAAAACTTAAAAAAGTTCATCCGGCAGAACTTGGAAAAACTGCCTTAAAACAACTCATCGCAAAAACAAATCTTGATGTGAACAGTGTTGACGAAGTGATTATCGGCAACACCGGAAATCCTCCTGATGCCGTTAATATTTCTCGCGTTGTTGCTTTGAACTCAGGCATTCCTTTGAAAACATCAGCGTACACTGTGCATAGAAACTGTGCTTCCGCTTTGGAATCTATTTCTAACGGTTACGAAAAAATCAAATCAGGAACAATGGATGTCGTTCTTGCGGGTGGTACAGAAAGCATGTCGCAAATGCCGACGCTTCTTCCAAAAAAATTCCAAGACATCTATGACGGTCTTTTCGCTGCGAAAGGTCCGAAGCAGGCTTTGCCTTTGTTGTGGAAGCTTTTCAAAGCAGACATGAATCAGATCAAAGCTTTGTTGCAAGGAAATATGCGTGACGAGCACTTCCCGCAAATCTCTGTGATGCTAGGTCTGACAGATCCTTTCGTCGGCATCAACATGGGACAAACGGCAGAGATCTTAGCAAAAGAGTGGGGCTTGTCTCGCGATATGCAAGATCAGTTTGCTTTGCGCTCACACTTAAGGGCGGCGCAAGCGATGAAAGAAGGACGTATGAAGGAAGAGATCACTCCGGTGTATCTGTCTCCTGAATACAAAGAAGTCGTTTCTGACGACATCGGTCCTCGTGAATCACAAACGATGGAAGCTTTGGCGAAGTTGAAACCATTCTTCGATAAAGCCACAGGTTCTATCACTGCAGGGAACTCTTGCCCGATCACAGATGGTGCAGCGATGGTGCTGATGATGTCGCGTGAAAAAGCGGACTCTTTAGGTTACAAGCCACTTGCAACAATCCGTTCTTATGGTTTTGCGGGGCTAGAGCCCGAGCGCATGGGATTAGGTCCTGCGTACTCTTCGCCGTTGGCATTAAAGCGTGCGGGTCTTTCAATGAAAGACATGGGACTTGTCGAGTTGAACGAAGCATTCGCAGCCCAAGTCATGGCCTGCCAAAAAGCTATGGATTCTGACAAATTTGCTCAAGAAAAATTAGGCTTAACTTCCAAAGTGGGCGAAATCCGTGATGACATCTTGAATGTGAACGGCGGAGCGATCGCTTTCGGTCACCCTGTGGGGGCAACAGGAACTCGTATCGTTCTTACTTTGGCTAAAGAGATGAAGCGCAGAAATGTTCAATTCGGTTTGGCGACACTTTGTATTGGCGGAGGCCAAGGCGGATCAATGGTTCTTGAGAACGAAGGGTAG